Proteins from one Candida orthopsilosis Co 90-125, chromosome 2 draft sequence genomic window:
- a CDS encoding Rpb4 protein (protein similar to S. cerevisiae Rpb4p, which is a component of RNA polymerase II): protein MNVSTSALGVRRRKVATQNIDDEENAAVLKLGPEFQLTQITNSGEKQQLIALNLSETRLLIRAALKERKKNQKPKSRANQSSQVGSDDAMNSDSDEDEDLNNTKEDEISNMELAGPNSNEVIHKTLNYLTNFARFKNRSSCETVEKLLNDFNEHCKEYLHPFEIAQLGTLECEDAEEAKSLIPSLQNKVSDVQLQSLLTELRKYQTLS, encoded by the coding sequence ATGAATGTCAGTACTAGTGCTTTGGGAGTAAGAAGGAGAAAGGTTGCTACACAAAATATtgacgatgaagagaaTGCAGCAGTTTTAAAATTAGGACCCGAATTCCAGCTAACCCAAATAACAAATTCCGGAGAGAAGCAGCAATTAATAGCGCTTAATCTATCAGAAACAAGATTATTGATCAGAGCAGCTTTAAAGGAACGAaagaagaatcaaaaaCCCAAAAGTCGTGCCAACCAACTGTCTCAAGTGGGATCTGATGATGCAATGAATTCAGATTCAGACGAAGATGAGGACTTgaacaatacaaaagaagatgagATTTCCAATATGGAATTAGCAGGACCgaattcaaatgaagttATACACAAGACATTAAATTATTTAACTAATTTCGCTAGATTCAAAAACAGATCCAGCTGCGAAACAGTTGAAAAACTCCTTAATGATTTTAATGAACATTGTAAAGAGTATTTGCAtccttttgaaattgcacAATTGGGAACTTTAGAGTGTGAGGATGCTGAAGAGGCAAAGAGTTTGATACCGAGCTTACAAAATAAAGTCTCTGACGTTCAATTGCAAAGTTTGTTGACTGAGTTGAGGAAATATCAAACATTGTCATAA